One genomic segment of Chelonia mydas isolate rCheMyd1 chromosome 1, rCheMyd1.pri.v2, whole genome shotgun sequence includes these proteins:
- the LOC102934820 gene encoding olfactory receptor 52K1: MSESNTTDFTNPSTFILLGIPGLEVAHVWISIPFCTMYAIAILGNFTILVIVKMEQSLHGPMYYFLCMLAISDLVLSTSTLPKMLSIFWFNSKEINFSACLTQMYFIHCFLVTGSGILVAMALDRYVAICHPLRHSTILTNFVVGKIGLAVVLRGGMLILPYPFLTRQWPYCRTNIIPHTQCEHMAVVKLACADTHISNYYSLSVAFLVTGLDVFFIAVSYIQILRAIFSLPTKDARLKIFGTCGSHLFAILTSYIPALFSTLMHRFGNNVAVHFHVLMANAYLLMPPMLHPIIYGVRTKQIRDRLLRLLTPQGT, translated from the coding sequence ATGTCTGAGTCCAACACaaccgacttcaccaacccctccaccttcatcctgctgggcattcctggacTGGAGGTGGCCcacgtctggatctccatccccttctgcaccatgtacgccatagccatcttggggaacttcaccatcctggtCATTGTGAAGATGGAGCagagcctccatgggcccatgtactatttcctgtGCATGCTGGCCATCAGCGACCTCGTCCTGTCTACGTCCaccctgcccaaaatgctgagcatcttctggtttaATTCCAAAGAGAtcaatttcagtgcctgcctcacccaaatgtacttcattcactgcttctTAGTGACGGGCTCTGGGATCCTCGTGGCCATGGCTTtggatcgctacgtggccatctgccatcccctgagacattccaccatcctgacaaactTTGTGGTGGGCAAGATTggcctggccgtggtgctgcgTGGTGGCATGCTCATACTGCCCTATCCCTTTCTGACAAGGCAGTGGCCATactgcagaaccaacatcatcccccacacacagtgcgagcacatggctgtggtgaagctggcctgtgccGACACCCACATCAGTAATTACTACAGCCTCTCTGTGGCATTCTTGGTGACCGGTCTGGATGTGTTTTTTATTGCTGTGTCGTATATCCAGAttctcagggccatcttcagtcTCCCGACAAAGGACGCCAGGCTCAAGATTTTTGGGACCTGCGGCTCCCACCTATTTGCCATTTTAACCTCTTACATCCCAGCTCTCTTCTCCACCCTCATGCACCGGTTTGGTAACAATGTGGCGGTACATTTCCATGTTCTCATGGCCAATGCGTACCTTCTAATGCCCCCCATGCTGCACCCCATCATCTacggggtgaggaccaaacagatccgggACAGGTTGCTCCGGCTACTTACTCCTCAAGGAACATAA